In Coregonus clupeaformis isolate EN_2021a unplaced genomic scaffold, ASM2061545v1 scaf2103, whole genome shotgun sequence, one DNA window encodes the following:
- the LOC121565909 gene encoding uncharacterized protein LOC121565909, with protein MPGCFSKLAERVRGRRRSTASTGCSNSFVGCFCCLFPFCRVRNRREVDRDIEESTVLDEVQLVVPLDDVLDVPLLPAILEEVPDVPTILEEATGNWQLIPIRFSSLYCGPVVIRNNAGPVVKAWRTFQFISPIITYMRGGSQQVVVRMHHASRVRGLETQLVWAISKETHRLSPEGIPYCATKVQSISWIQYVAGRVTQYASHLRHETSVAVTHGCYQQTDVSVVYATLHMGLDGLLSSSAWSEAASVSTPTTQQFTEPEPEGHNCYEGWEEDLLPEEREVPLLNLYLTTKRVEDIGLRLVSLRQAFTTLLGSTLSRNHLFVAGKVLLGALVQVHQMDEAEFIRAYNDFVDYLSDPSKQIDIERGAG; from the exons ATGCCTGGGTGCTTTTCAAAATTGGCGGAGAGAGTGCGTGGACGTCGGCGGTCTACTGCGTCGACAGGTTGTTCAAATTCATTTGTGGGTTGTTTTTGTTGTCTTTTTCCGTTTTGCAGGGTTCGCAATCGTCGGGAGGTGGACAGAGACATCGAGG AATCAACTGTCCTGGATGAGGTCCAGTTGGTTGTGCCATTGGATGATGTGCTGGATGTACCACTGCTGCCAGCCATCCTTGAGGAGGTGCCAGATGTGCCGACTATCCTTGAG GAGGCCACTGGTAATTGGCAGTTGATACCGATTAGGTTTAGCTCCCTGTACTGTGGGCCTGTTGTGATCAGG AACAATGCAGGTCCGGTGGTTAAAGCTTGGAGAACTTTCCAGTTCATCAGCCCCATTATCACCTACATGCGTGGGGGATCCCAG CAGGTGGTGGTGAGGATGCACCATGCGAGTAGGGTTCGAGGCCTGGAGACTCAACTGGTGTGGGCCATCTCCAAGGAGACACACAGACTTAGTCCAGAGGGCATCCCCTACTGTGCCACCAAGGTGCAGTCCATCTCTTGGATCCAG TATGTGGCTGGCAGGGTGACCCAGTATGCGTCTCACCTCCGCCACGAGACGTCTGTGGCCGTGACGCATGGCTGCTACCAG CAAACTGATGTCTCGGTGGTGTACGCCACTCTCCACATGGGGCTGGATGGGCTGCTCTCCTCCTCGGCGTGGTCGGAGGCTGCCTCCGTCTCTACGCCCACCACTCAGCAGTTCACTGAGCCAGAGCCTGAGGGCCACAACTGCTATGAG GGCTGGGAGGAGGACCTGCTGCCTGAGGAGAGGGAGGTTCCTCTGCTAAA cctctACCTTACCACCAAGAGAGTGGAGGACATCGGCCTGAGGCTCGTCTCCCTGCGCCAGGCCTTTACT aCCCTGCTCGGTTCCACCCTGAGTAGGAACCATCTGTTTGTGGCGGGAAAGGTCCTACTGGGCGCACTGGTTCAGGTCCACCAGATG GACGAGGCCGAATTCATCCGTGCCTATAACGACTTTGTGGACTACCTGAGTGACCCCTCCAAGCAGATTGACATTGAGAGGGGAGCTGGCTGA